A single region of the Mycobacterium avium subsp. avium genome encodes:
- the ipdC gene encoding (3aS,4S,5R,7aS)-5-hydroxy-7a-methyl-1-oxo-octahydro-1H-indene-4-carboxyl-CoA dehydrogenase, whose translation MDMRLRTPLTELVGVEHPVVQTGMGWVAGARLVSATANAGGLGILASATMTLDELATAIAKVKAATDKPFGVNIRADAADAADRVDLMIREGVKVASFALAPKQELIARLKEAGAVVIPSIGAAKHARKVAGWGADAMIVQGGEGGGHTGPVATTLLLPSVLDAVRGTGIPVIAAGGFFDGRGLAAALSYGAAGVAMGTRFLLTSDSTVPDAVKKRYLEAALDGTVVTTRVDGMPHRVLRTGLVEKLESGSPVRGLTAAVRNAAKFKHMSKMTWRSMISDGLAMRHGKEMTWSQVVMAANTPMLLKAGLVEGNTEAGVLASGQVAGILEDLPSCAELIDSIVRDAIAHLRSASGLIEE comes from the coding sequence GTGGATATGAGACTACGCACGCCGCTGACCGAGCTGGTCGGTGTCGAGCACCCGGTGGTGCAGACCGGGATGGGCTGGGTGGCCGGCGCCCGGCTGGTGTCGGCCACGGCCAACGCGGGCGGGCTGGGCATCCTGGCCTCGGCCACCATGACCCTGGACGAGCTGGCCACGGCGATCGCCAAGGTCAAGGCCGCCACCGACAAGCCCTTCGGCGTCAACATCCGCGCCGACGCCGCCGACGCCGCCGACCGGGTGGATCTGATGATCCGTGAGGGCGTCAAGGTGGCGTCGTTCGCCCTGGCGCCCAAGCAGGAGCTCATCGCCCGGCTCAAAGAGGCCGGCGCAGTGGTGATTCCGTCGATCGGCGCGGCCAAGCACGCCCGCAAGGTCGCCGGCTGGGGCGCCGACGCGATGATCGTGCAGGGCGGCGAGGGCGGCGGGCACACCGGGCCGGTCGCCACCACGCTGTTGCTGCCGTCGGTGCTGGATGCGGTGCGGGGCACCGGGATTCCGGTGATCGCGGCGGGCGGATTCTTCGACGGGCGCGGCCTGGCGGCCGCGTTGAGCTACGGCGCCGCCGGCGTGGCGATGGGCACGCGGTTCCTGCTGACCTCGGATTCGACCGTGCCCGACGCGGTCAAGAAGCGCTACCTGGAAGCGGCGCTGGACGGCACCGTCGTCACCACCCGGGTCGACGGAATGCCGCACCGGGTGCTGCGCACCGGGCTGGTCGAGAAGCTGGAAAGCGGTTCGCCGGTGCGGGGTTTGACCGCGGCCGTGCGCAATGCGGCGAAATTCAAGCACATGTCGAAGATGACCTGGCGGTCGATGATCAGCGACGGCCTGGCCATGCGCCACGGCAAAGAGATGACCTGGTCGCAGGTGGTGATGGCGGCCAACACCCCGATGCTGCTGAAAGCCGGTCTGGTGGAAGGCAACACCGAGGCCGGGGTGCTGGCGTCGGGTCAGGTGGCCGGCATCCTCGAAGACCTGCCGTCGTGCGCCGAACTGATCGACTCGATCGTCCGGGACGCGATCGCGCACCTGCGGTCCGCGTCCGGTCTGATCGAGGAGTAG
- the ipdA gene encoding cholesterol ring-cleaving hydrolase subunit IpdA, whose amino-acid sequence MADKRTSLDEAVAQLRSGMTIGIGGWGSRRKPMAFVRALLRTDVTDLTVVTYGGPDLGLLCSAGKVKRVYYGFVSLDSPPFYDPWFAKARTSGAIQAREMDEGMLRCGLQAAANRLPFLPIRAGLGSSVPDFWEGELQTVTSPYPTDGAHETLIAMPALRLDAAFVHLNLGDAQGNAAYTGIDPYFDDLFLMAADKRFLSVERVVSTQELVKAVPPQALLVNRMMVDAVVEAPNGAHFTTAAPDYGRDEKFQRHYAEAASTEEGWRQFVQTYLPGNEDDYQAAVRAFAEEAAK is encoded by the coding sequence GTGGCCGACAAACGCACCTCTTTGGACGAGGCCGTCGCGCAGCTGCGCAGCGGCATGACCATCGGCATCGGCGGCTGGGGATCGCGGCGCAAGCCGATGGCCTTCGTGCGCGCGCTGCTGCGCACCGACGTCACCGACCTGACCGTGGTGACCTACGGCGGGCCGGACCTGGGGCTGCTCTGCTCTGCCGGCAAGGTCAAGCGCGTCTACTACGGGTTCGTCTCGCTGGACTCGCCGCCGTTCTACGACCCGTGGTTCGCCAAGGCGCGGACCAGCGGGGCGATCCAGGCCCGCGAAATGGACGAGGGCATGCTGCGCTGCGGGTTACAGGCCGCCGCGAACCGGTTGCCGTTCCTGCCGATTCGGGCCGGGCTGGGCAGTTCGGTGCCCGACTTCTGGGAGGGCGAGCTGCAGACGGTCACCTCGCCCTACCCGACGGATGGGGCGCACGAGACGCTGATCGCCATGCCCGCACTGCGGCTGGATGCCGCCTTCGTGCACCTCAATCTCGGTGACGCCCAAGGCAATGCGGCCTACACCGGGATCGATCCGTACTTCGACGACCTGTTTTTGATGGCCGCGGACAAGCGCTTCCTGTCGGTGGAGCGGGTCGTCTCCACCCAGGAGCTGGTCAAGGCGGTGCCGCCGCAAGCGCTGCTGGTCAACCGCATGATGGTCGACGCCGTGGTCGAGGCGCCGAACGGCGCTCACTTCACCACCGCCGCACCGGATTACGGCCGCGACGAAAAGTTTCAGCGGCACTACGCCGAGGCGGCCTCGACGGAGGAAGGCTGGCGACAGTTCGTGCAAACCTACCTGCCCGGCAACGAAGACGACTACCAGGCCGCGGTTCGCGCATTCGCCGAGGAGGCCGCCAAGTGA
- a CDS encoding nitroreductase family deazaflavin-dependent oxidoreductase produces the protein MTGFFIKWMSRVNTWMYRVSRGKWGGTFQKRPVALLTTTGRKTGQPRVSPLLYLREGDRVILVASQGGRDKHPLWYLNLKANPKVSVQIKDEVLQLQARDATPEEREQYWPKLVAMYPSFDDYQSWTDRVIPVVICDP, from the coding sequence ATGACCGGGTTCTTCATCAAGTGGATGTCCCGGGTCAACACCTGGATGTACCGCGTCAGCAGGGGCAAGTGGGGCGGCACGTTCCAGAAACGCCCGGTGGCGCTGCTGACCACCACCGGCCGCAAGACCGGGCAGCCGCGGGTGAGCCCGCTGCTGTACCTGCGCGAGGGCGATCGGGTGATCCTGGTTGCCTCGCAGGGTGGCCGCGACAAGCATCCGCTGTGGTACCTCAACCTCAAGGCGAATCCGAAAGTGTCCGTGCAGATCAAAGACGAGGTGCTGCAACTTCAGGCGCGCGACGCTACGCCCGAGGAACGCGAACAGTACTGGCCGAAACTGGTGGCCATGTATCCCTCGTTCGACGACTATCAGTCGTGGACCGACCGGGTGATCCCGGTCGTGATCTGCGACCCGTGA
- a CDS encoding steroid 3-ketoacyl-CoA thiolase has protein sequence MGNPVIVAATRSPIGKRNGWLSGLHATELLGAVQKAVVEKAGIDAGDVEQVIGGCVTQYAEQSNNISRTAWLTAGLPDHVGATTVDCQCGSGQQANHLIAGLIATGAIDVGIACGIEAMSRVGLGANAGPDHNWRAESWDIDMPNQFEAAERIAKRRGITREDIDEFGLASQAKAKQAWDEGRFDREISPIVAPALDENKQPTAERVTISRDQGLRETTLSGLSALKPVIEGGIHTAGTSSQISDGAAAVLWMDEDKAKALGLRPRARIISQALVGAEPYYHLDGPVQSTAKVLEKAGMKMGDIDITEINEAFASVVLSWARVHEPDMARVNVNGGAIALGHPVGCTGSRLITTALHELERSDQTTALITMCAGGALSTGTIIERI, from the coding sequence ATGGGTAACCCGGTAATCGTCGCAGCCACCCGCAGCCCGATCGGCAAGCGCAACGGCTGGTTGTCAGGGCTGCACGCCACCGAGCTGCTCGGGGCGGTGCAGAAGGCCGTGGTCGAGAAGGCCGGCATCGACGCCGGCGACGTCGAACAGGTGATCGGCGGTTGCGTCACGCAGTACGCCGAGCAGTCCAACAACATCAGCCGGACGGCGTGGCTCACCGCCGGATTGCCCGACCACGTCGGCGCCACCACCGTGGACTGCCAGTGCGGCAGCGGGCAGCAGGCCAACCACCTGATCGCGGGTTTGATCGCCACCGGCGCCATCGACGTGGGCATCGCCTGCGGCATCGAGGCGATGAGCCGGGTCGGGCTGGGCGCCAACGCGGGCCCCGACCACAACTGGCGGGCCGAGTCGTGGGACATCGACATGCCCAACCAGTTCGAGGCGGCCGAGCGGATCGCCAAGCGCCGCGGCATCACCCGGGAAGACATCGACGAGTTCGGTCTGGCCTCCCAGGCCAAGGCGAAACAGGCCTGGGACGAGGGCCGTTTCGACCGTGAGATCTCGCCGATCGTGGCGCCGGCCCTCGACGAGAACAAGCAGCCCACCGCCGAGCGCGTCACCATCAGCCGCGACCAGGGCCTACGCGAGACCACCCTGTCGGGTCTGTCCGCGCTGAAACCGGTCATCGAGGGCGGGATCCACACCGCGGGCACGTCCTCACAGATCTCCGACGGCGCGGCCGCCGTGCTGTGGATGGACGAGGACAAGGCCAAGGCGCTCGGCCTGCGGCCGCGGGCCCGCATCATCAGCCAGGCGCTGGTCGGCGCCGAGCCGTACTACCACCTGGACGGCCCGGTGCAGTCCACCGCCAAGGTGCTGGAAAAGGCCGGCATGAAGATGGGCGACATCGACATCACCGAGATCAACGAGGCGTTCGCCTCGGTGGTGCTGTCCTGGGCGCGGGTGCACGAGCCCGACATGGCCCGGGTCAACGTCAACGGCGGCGCCATCGCGCTGGGCCACCCGGTGGGGTGCACCGGCAGCCGGCTGATCACCACCGCCCTGCACGAGCTGGAGCGCTCCGATCAGACCACCGCGCTGATCACGATGTGCGCGGGCGGTGCGCTGTCCACCGGCACCATCATCGAACGCATCTAG
- the echA20 gene encoding (7aS)-7a-methyl-1,5-dioxo-2,3,5,6,7,7a-hexahydro-1H-indene-carboxyl-CoA hydrolase, with protein sequence MPITSKTIEPGIVAVTVDFPPVNAIPSRGWFDLADTVTAAGQDPETHVVILRAEGRGFNAGVDIKEMQRTEGFTALIDANRGCFAAFRAVYECAVPVVAAVNGFCVGGGIGLVGNSDVIVASDDATFGLPEVERGALGAATHLSRLVPQHLMRRLFFTAATVDAATLHHFGSVHEVVPRGELDDAALRVAREIAAKDTRVIRAAKEALNFIDVQRVNSSYRMEQGFTFELNLAGVSDEHRDAFAGTQKGKK encoded by the coding sequence TTGCCCATCACATCCAAAACCATCGAACCGGGCATCGTCGCGGTCACCGTCGACTTCCCGCCCGTCAACGCCATCCCGTCGCGCGGCTGGTTCGACCTCGCCGACACCGTCACCGCGGCCGGCCAGGACCCCGAGACCCACGTGGTGATCCTGCGGGCCGAGGGCCGCGGCTTCAACGCCGGGGTGGACATCAAGGAGATGCAGCGCACCGAGGGATTCACCGCGCTGATCGACGCCAACCGCGGCTGCTTCGCCGCGTTCCGGGCGGTCTACGAGTGCGCGGTGCCCGTCGTCGCGGCGGTCAACGGATTCTGCGTCGGCGGCGGCATCGGCCTGGTCGGCAACTCCGATGTCATCGTCGCCTCCGACGACGCCACCTTCGGGCTGCCCGAGGTGGAGCGGGGCGCGCTCGGCGCCGCCACCCACCTGTCCCGGCTGGTGCCACAGCACCTGATGCGCAGGCTGTTCTTCACCGCCGCCACCGTCGACGCCGCCACCCTGCACCACTTCGGGTCGGTGCACGAGGTGGTGCCGCGCGGCGAGCTGGATGACGCGGCGCTGCGGGTCGCGCGCGAGATCGCCGCCAAGGACACCCGGGTCATCCGGGCGGCCAAGGAGGCGCTGAACTTCATCGACGTGCAGCGGGTCAACTCGAGTTACCGGATGGAGCAAGGCTTTACGTTCGAGCTCAATCTGGCCGGGGTGTCCGACGAGCACCGCGACGCATTCGCCGGCACCCAGAAGGGCAAGAAATAG
- a CDS encoding cytochrome P450 — protein sequence MPSPNLPPGFDLLDPDVCVKGLPVAELAELRKSAPIYWMDVPGGTGGFGDKGYWAITKHKDVKEISVRSDIFSSQQDCAIPVWPKEMTREQIDLQRNVMLNMDAPHHTRLRKIISRGFTPRAVGRLRDELDARAQNIAKTAAAAGAGDFVEQVSCELPLQAIAGLLGVPQEDRDKIFRWSNEMTGNEDPEYAHIDPAMSSAELIMYAMKMAEERAKNPGDDIVTQLIQADLDGEKLSDDEFGFFVVMLAVAGNETTRNSITHGMIAFADNPDQWELFKKERPETAPDEIVRWATPVTAFQRTALEDYELSGVQIKKGQRVVMFYRSANFDEEVFEDPHRFNILRNPNPHVGFGGTGAHYCIGANLARMTISLIFNAVADHMPDLKPLSAPERLRSGWLNGIKHWQVDYTGKCPVAH from the coding sequence GTGCCCAGTCCGAATCTTCCACCCGGGTTCGACCTTCTGGACCCGGACGTCTGCGTCAAGGGCCTGCCGGTCGCCGAATTAGCCGAACTGCGCAAGTCCGCGCCAATCTACTGGATGGACGTCCCCGGCGGGACCGGCGGGTTCGGTGACAAAGGCTATTGGGCGATCACCAAGCACAAGGACGTCAAAGAGATCTCCGTGCGCAGCGACATCTTCTCGTCGCAGCAGGACTGCGCCATCCCGGTCTGGCCGAAGGAGATGACGCGCGAGCAGATCGACCTGCAGCGCAACGTCATGCTCAACATGGACGCGCCGCACCACACCCGGCTGCGCAAAATCATCTCGCGCGGTTTCACCCCGCGGGCCGTCGGCCGGCTGCGTGACGAGCTGGACGCCCGCGCGCAGAACATCGCCAAGACCGCGGCCGCGGCCGGCGCCGGCGACTTCGTCGAGCAGGTCTCCTGCGAGCTGCCGCTGCAGGCCATCGCCGGTCTGCTGGGTGTTCCGCAGGAGGACCGGGACAAGATCTTCCGCTGGTCCAACGAGATGACCGGCAACGAGGACCCCGAGTACGCGCACATCGACCCGGCGATGTCGTCGGCCGAGCTGATCATGTACGCGATGAAGATGGCCGAGGAGCGGGCCAAGAACCCCGGCGACGACATCGTCACCCAGCTGATCCAGGCCGACCTCGACGGCGAGAAGCTCTCCGACGACGAATTCGGTTTCTTCGTGGTGATGCTCGCGGTCGCCGGCAACGAGACCACCCGGAACTCGATCACGCACGGCATGATCGCCTTCGCCGACAACCCCGACCAGTGGGAGCTGTTCAAGAAGGAGCGCCCGGAGACCGCGCCGGACGAAATCGTGCGCTGGGCAACGCCGGTCACCGCGTTCCAGCGCACCGCGCTCGAGGATTACGAGCTGTCCGGGGTGCAGATCAAGAAGGGCCAGCGGGTGGTGATGTTCTACCGCTCGGCGAACTTCGACGAAGAGGTCTTCGAGGATCCGCACCGCTTCAACATCTTGCGAAACCCCAACCCGCACGTCGGTTTTGGCGGTACGGGTGCGCACTACTGCATCGGCGCCAACCTGGCCCGGATGACCATCAGCCTGATCTTCAACGCCGTGGCCGACCACATGCCGGACCTCAAGCCGCTGTCGGCGCCCGAGCGGTTGCGGTCGGGCTGGCTCAACGGCATCAAGCACTGGCAGGTCGACTACACCGGCAAGTGCCCGGTGGCGCACTGA
- the fadA6 gene encoding steroid 3-ketoacyl-CoA thiolase FadA6: MPEAYVIDAVRTAVGKRGGSLAGIHPVDLGALGWRGLLDRVDVDPAAVDDVIAGCVDAIGAQAGNIARLSWLAAGYPEEVPGVTVDRQCGSSQQAISFGAQAIMSGTADLIVAGGVQNMSQIPISSAMTVGEQFGFTSPTNESKQWLHRYGDQEISQFRGSELIAEKWNLSREEMERYALTSHERAFAAIRGGHFDNEIITVETESGPFRVDEGPRESSLEKMAGLKPLVEGGRLTAAMASQISDGASAVLLASERAVKDHGLQPRARIHHISARAADPVFMLTGPIPATRYALDKTGLSIDDIDTVEINEAFAPVVLAWLKEIKADPEKVNPNGGAIALGHPLGATGAKLFATMLNELERIGGRYGLQTMCEGGGTANVTIIERL, from the coding sequence ATGCCTGAGGCGTACGTCATCGACGCTGTACGCACCGCGGTCGGCAAGCGCGGTGGATCGCTGGCCGGAATCCATCCGGTCGACCTGGGCGCCCTGGGCTGGCGCGGGCTGCTGGACCGGGTCGACGTCGACCCCGCCGCCGTCGACGACGTGATCGCCGGCTGCGTCGACGCCATCGGCGCCCAGGCCGGCAACATCGCCCGGCTGTCCTGGCTGGCCGCCGGCTATCCCGAAGAGGTGCCCGGCGTCACCGTGGACCGGCAGTGCGGTTCCAGCCAACAGGCGATTTCCTTTGGCGCGCAAGCGATCATGTCCGGGACCGCCGACCTGATCGTGGCCGGCGGCGTGCAGAACATGAGCCAGATCCCGATCTCGTCGGCGATGACGGTCGGCGAGCAGTTCGGCTTCACCTCGCCCACCAACGAGTCCAAGCAGTGGCTGCACCGCTACGGCGATCAGGAGATCTCGCAATTCCGTGGCTCGGAGCTGATCGCCGAGAAGTGGAACCTGTCCCGCGAGGAGATGGAACGCTACGCGCTGACCAGCCACGAGCGCGCCTTCGCGGCCATCCGCGGCGGCCACTTCGACAACGAAATCATCACCGTGGAAACCGAATCCGGGCCGTTCCGGGTCGACGAGGGTCCGCGCGAGTCGTCGCTGGAGAAGATGGCCGGCCTCAAGCCGCTGGTCGAGGGCGGCCGGCTGACCGCCGCGATGGCCAGTCAGATCTCCGACGGCGCCAGCGCGGTGCTGCTGGCCTCCGAGCGGGCCGTCAAGGACCACGGCCTGCAACCGCGCGCCCGGATCCACCACATCAGCGCCCGCGCCGCCGACCCGGTGTTCATGCTCACCGGCCCCATCCCGGCCACCCGCTACGCGCTGGACAAGACCGGGCTGTCCATCGACGACATCGACACCGTCGAGATCAACGAGGCCTTCGCGCCGGTGGTTTTGGCCTGGCTCAAGGAGATCAAGGCCGACCCGGAGAAGGTCAACCCGAACGGCGGGGCGATCGCGCTCGGTCACCCGCTGGGCGCCACCGGCGCCAAGCTGTTCGCCACCATGCTCAACGAGCTGGAGCGCATCGGTGGCCGGTACGGTCTGCAGACGATGTGCGAGGGCGGGGGCACCGCCAACGTCACCATCATCGAGCGGCTGTAG
- a CDS encoding SDR family oxidoreductase → MTRAEACPPFAEAINLGLTGRVVLVTGGVRGVGAGISSVFAAQGATVVTCARRAVEGLPYEFHSCDVRDDDAVKALIDTIADRHGRLDVVVNNAGGSPYVLTAESSAKFNRKIIELNLIGALSVSQHANAHMQKQAQGGSIVNICSLSGRRPSPGTGAYGAAKAGLESLTQTLAVEWGPKVRVNACVVGMVETEQSELFYGDADSIAAISKNVPLGRLAKPADIGWAAAFLASDAACYISGASLEVHGGGEPPHYLATTNASAIK, encoded by the coding sequence GTGACTCGCGCCGAAGCATGCCCCCCGTTTGCAGAAGCCATCAACCTGGGGCTGACCGGTCGGGTGGTCCTGGTCACCGGCGGAGTTCGCGGGGTCGGTGCCGGCATCAGCTCGGTTTTCGCCGCACAGGGCGCCACCGTCGTCACCTGCGCGCGACGGGCGGTCGAGGGGCTGCCGTATGAGTTCCACTCCTGCGATGTCCGCGACGACGACGCCGTCAAGGCGCTGATCGACACCATCGCCGACCGGCACGGCAGGCTCGACGTCGTGGTCAACAACGCCGGGGGATCGCCCTACGTGCTGACCGCGGAATCCAGCGCCAAGTTCAACCGCAAGATCATCGAGCTGAACCTCATTGGCGCGCTGTCGGTTTCGCAGCACGCCAACGCTCACATGCAGAAGCAGGCCCAGGGCGGGTCGATCGTCAACATCTGCAGCCTGTCCGGCCGCCGGCCCTCGCCGGGCACCGGCGCCTACGGGGCGGCCAAGGCCGGCCTGGAAAGCCTCACCCAGACCCTGGCGGTGGAGTGGGGGCCCAAGGTCCGGGTGAACGCCTGCGTGGTGGGCATGGTGGAGACCGAGCAGTCGGAGCTGTTCTACGGCGACGCCGACTCCATCGCCGCGATCTCGAAGAACGTGCCCCTGGGCCGGTTGGCCAAGCCGGCCGACATCGGTTGGGCCGCAGCATTTTTAGCCTCCGATGCGGCCTGCTACATCAGCGGGGCCTCGCTGGAGGTGCACGGCGGCGGTGAGCCGCCGCACTATCTGGCCACCACGAACGCGAGCGCGATCAAGTAG
- a CDS encoding SatD family protein, translating to MARVKAKPSPRATVIGDVVGSRRAADRPALHRRVAAALREVADGAIDPPAFTVGDEFQGSYPSVGAAIDAALTVRLLLAPEIDVRFGLGWGAVTVLDAAAGIQDGPGWWTARAAIQQTAHAQRQPGLALVRTTFRADDGTRADADAVNAALICRDHLLGSLDERSLRIVRGLMTGRSKRELAAAEGISPSAVSQRAGRDGLDLIVLASQYLRELP from the coding sequence ATGGCGAGGGTGAAGGCTAAACCTTCACCACGGGCGACCGTGATCGGCGACGTGGTGGGATCCCGGCGCGCCGCCGACCGACCCGCCCTGCATCGCCGCGTCGCCGCCGCTCTGCGGGAAGTCGCCGACGGCGCGATCGACCCGCCGGCCTTCACCGTGGGTGACGAGTTCCAGGGCAGCTATCCCAGCGTCGGGGCCGCCATCGACGCGGCGCTGACGGTGCGCCTACTGCTCGCCCCCGAGATCGACGTCCGCTTCGGGCTCGGCTGGGGCGCCGTCACCGTCCTCGACGCCGCCGCGGGAATCCAGGACGGGCCGGGCTGGTGGACCGCGCGCGCGGCCATCCAGCAGACCGCCCACGCGCAGCGACAGCCCGGGTTGGCGCTGGTGCGCACCACCTTTCGGGCCGACGACGGCACCCGCGCCGACGCCGACGCGGTCAACGCGGCCCTGATCTGTCGGGACCATCTGCTTGGATCACTCGACGAGAGATCGCTGCGGATTGTGAGGGGCCTGATGACCGGCCGGAGCAAAAGGGAACTCGCCGCGGCCGAGGGCATCAGCCCGTCGGCGGTGTCCCAACGCGCCGGCCGCGACGGCCTGGATCTGATCGTCCTGGCCAGCCAATACCTTCGGGAGCTGCCGTGA
- the ipdB gene encoding cholesterol ring-cleaving hydrolase subunit IpdB, whose product MTSTRAEICAVACAELFREAGEIMVSPMTNMASVGARLARLTFSPDILLTDGEAQLLADTPALGAAGAVEGWMPFGRVFETLSWGRRHVVMGANQVDRFGNQNISAFGPLQQPTRQMFGVRGAPGNAINHATSYWVGNHSKRVFCEKVDVVCGIGWDNVDSDNPAFRFANTHRVVSNLGVFDFGGPDRTMRAVSLHPGVSPQDVREATSFEIHGLDEADETRLPTDDELRLIREVIDPKSLRDREIR is encoded by the coding sequence GTGACCAGCACCCGCGCCGAGATCTGCGCCGTCGCCTGCGCCGAATTGTTCAGGGAAGCCGGCGAAATCATGGTCAGCCCGATGACCAACATGGCCTCGGTCGGCGCGCGGCTGGCCCGGTTGACGTTCTCCCCCGACATCCTGTTGACCGACGGCGAGGCGCAGTTGCTGGCCGACACCCCGGCGCTCGGTGCGGCCGGGGCCGTCGAAGGGTGGATGCCGTTCGGCCGGGTGTTCGAGACGCTGTCCTGGGGCCGGCGCCACGTGGTGATGGGCGCCAATCAGGTTGACCGGTTCGGCAATCAGAACATCTCAGCGTTCGGACCGCTGCAGCAGCCCACCCGTCAGATGTTCGGGGTGCGCGGCGCGCCCGGCAATGCCATCAACCACGCCACCAGCTATTGGGTGGGCAACCACTCCAAGCGGGTGTTCTGCGAGAAGGTGGACGTGGTGTGCGGGATCGGCTGGGACAACGTGGATTCCGACAACCCGGCGTTCCGCTTCGCCAACACCCATCGGGTGGTGTCCAACCTGGGGGTGTTCGACTTCGGCGGCCCGGACCGGACCATGCGGGCGGTGAGCCTGCACCCCGGGGTGTCGCCGCAAGACGTGCGGGAAGCCACCTCGTTCGAGATCCACGGCCTGGACGAGGCCGACGAGACCCGGCTGCCCACCGACGACGAGCTGCGCCTGATCCGCGAGGTGATCGACCCGAAGTCGCTGCGGGACAGGGAGATCCGTTGA
- a CDS encoding SDR family oxidoreductase, with protein sequence MGVVDGRVVIVTGAGGGIGRAHALAFAAEGARVVVNDIGVGLDGSPASGGSAAQSVVDEITAAGGEAVADGSNVADWDQAAGLIQTAVETFGGLDVLVNNAGIVRDRMIANTSEEEFDAVIAVHLKGHFATMRHAAAYWRGLSKAGKAVDGRIINTSSGAGLQGSVGQGNYSAAKAGIATLTLVGAAEMGRYGVTVNAIAPSARTRMTETVFAEMMATQDQDFDAMAPENVSPLVVWLGSAEARDVTGKVFEVEGGKIRVAEGWAHGPQIDKGARWDPAELGPVVADLLGKARPPVPVYGA encoded by the coding sequence ATGGGAGTGGTTGACGGCCGCGTCGTCATCGTCACCGGAGCGGGCGGCGGTATCGGTCGCGCGCACGCACTGGCCTTCGCCGCCGAAGGGGCGCGTGTGGTGGTCAACGACATCGGGGTGGGCCTCGACGGTTCACCGGCCAGCGGCGGCAGCGCCGCCCAGAGCGTGGTGGACGAGATCACCGCCGCCGGCGGGGAAGCCGTCGCCGACGGATCCAACGTCGCCGACTGGGACCAGGCCGCCGGTCTGATCCAGACCGCCGTCGAAACCTTCGGTGGTCTCGACGTTTTGGTGAACAACGCCGGCATTGTGCGCGACAGGATGATCGCCAACACCAGCGAGGAGGAGTTCGACGCCGTCATCGCGGTGCACCTCAAGGGGCACTTCGCCACCATGCGGCACGCCGCGGCGTACTGGCGGGGGCTGTCCAAGGCGGGCAAGGCCGTCGACGGCCGGATCATCAACACCAGCTCGGGCGCCGGCCTGCAGGGGAGCGTCGGGCAGGGCAACTACAGCGCCGCCAAGGCCGGTATCGCGACGCTGACGCTGGTCGGCGCGGCGGAGATGGGCCGCTACGGCGTCACCGTCAACGCGATCGCGCCGTCGGCCCGCACCCGGATGACCGAGACCGTGTTCGCCGAGATGATGGCAACGCAGGACCAGGATTTCGACGCGATGGCCCCGGAAAACGTGTCGCCCCTGGTGGTTTGGCTGGGCAGTGCGGAAGCCCGCGACGTGACCGGCAAGGTGTTCGAGGTCGAGGGCGGCAAGATCCGGGTCGCCGAGGGCTGGGCGCACGGCCCGCAGATCGACAAGGGCGCGAGGTGGGATCCCGCCGAGCTGGGGCCCGTCGTCGCCGACCTGCTCGGCAAGGCCCGCCCGCCGGTGCCGGTCTACGGCGCCTAA